A single Agrococcus sp. ARC_14 DNA region contains:
- a CDS encoding fasciclin domain-containing protein translates to MLTKKNHTMAGLVLVGVASLALVGCSMGTAPAESPAEEPTGMSQEPMETDAAMDPAYDNLVGAGCAMYDEQVPDGAGSIVGMSQDPVAVAASNNPILTTLVAAVSGQLNPDVDLVDTLNGDEFTVFAPVDDAFAALPAETVELLGTPEGAETLSTVLTYHVVPGQIAPDAIVGEHTTVQSEDLEVTGSGDELMVNGATVICGGVQTANATVYLIDTVLMPPSMG, encoded by the coding sequence ATGCTCACCAAGAAGAACCACACGATGGCAGGGCTCGTGCTTGTCGGAGTGGCCTCGCTCGCTCTCGTCGGCTGCTCGATGGGCACCGCGCCTGCTGAGTCGCCGGCCGAAGAGCCCACCGGCATGTCGCAGGAGCCGATGGAGACCGACGCCGCCATGGACCCGGCGTACGACAACCTCGTCGGCGCAGGCTGCGCGATGTACGACGAGCAGGTGCCGGATGGCGCGGGCTCGATCGTCGGCATGTCGCAGGACCCGGTCGCTGTCGCGGCTTCCAACAACCCGATCCTCACGACGCTCGTCGCGGCAGTGTCGGGCCAGCTGAACCCCGATGTCGACCTGGTCGACACACTGAACGGTGACGAGTTCACCGTCTTCGCTCCGGTCGACGACGCCTTCGCGGCGCTGCCCGCCGAGACCGTCGAGCTGCTCGGCACGCCGGAAGGCGCCGAGACGCTCAGCACGGTGCTCACCTACCACGTGGTCCCCGGCCAGATCGCTCCTGACGCGATCGTCGGCGAGCACACCACGGTGCAGAGCGAGGACCTCGAGGTCACCGGGTCCGGCGACGAGCTGATGGTCAACGGCGCGACCGTCATCTGCGGCGGCGTGCAGACCGCCAACGCAACGGTCTACCTGATCGACACGGTGCTGATGCCGCCGTCGATGGGCTGA
- a CDS encoding cytochrome c biogenesis protein DipZ, with protein sequence MLALIGLLGGFITGISPCIIPVLPVILFSGGMQSARGEKPADASAEAEEGGAGGVATATRTQAPPVRTISRWRPYLVIAGIVVSFTLMTLAGSLVLSLLGLPQDVLRWAGIIVLTLIGIGLIVPRIQHLLEKPFERLPFLQNASQKSGKLQGFPLGLALGAVYVPCAGPVLAAITVAGSTGQIGPDTVVLTVSFAIGAALPLLFFALAGRGLAERIAAFRKRQGVIRIVSGALMILLALGLVFDLPARLQRLVPDYTSAIQGAIAGNEEVQEAISIGGLENEENADLDLCDPGATELQECGTAPSIRGIESWFNTPGNEPIDLESLRGQVVLIDFWAYSCINCQRSTPHMNAWHDAYADAGLQVIGVHSPEYAFEKEPQNVVDGAAALGIEYPVAIDNSLSTWTNYRNAYWPARYLIDAEGTVRNVHFGEGQYAEGEQMLRELLEQANPGVELPAVTETADDTPVNADITPESYLGTTKVQNFGGEERYSTQTEAFSYPAEQPQDSFALDGAWQLETQFVTPREDAASIRLEYRGQEVRMVLAGSGTVVADVDGERVELEVSGTPRSYRLLLADASQQGTIEVTVPAGVEAYSFTFG encoded by the coding sequence ATGCTCGCGCTCATCGGATTGCTCGGTGGATTCATCACCGGCATCTCGCCATGCATCATCCCGGTGCTTCCGGTCATCCTCTTCTCCGGGGGCATGCAGTCAGCTCGCGGAGAGAAGCCGGCGGATGCGTCGGCCGAGGCCGAGGAGGGCGGGGCCGGCGGCGTGGCCACCGCCACCAGGACGCAGGCGCCGCCCGTGCGGACCATCTCGCGCTGGCGCCCCTATCTCGTGATCGCCGGCATCGTCGTCAGCTTCACGCTCATGACCCTCGCCGGCAGCCTGGTGCTGAGCCTGCTCGGCCTCCCGCAGGATGTGCTGCGGTGGGCGGGCATCATCGTGCTGACGCTCATCGGCATCGGCCTCATCGTGCCCAGGATCCAGCACCTGCTGGAGAAGCCGTTCGAGCGCCTGCCGTTCCTGCAGAACGCGAGCCAGAAGTCGGGCAAGCTGCAGGGCTTCCCGCTCGGCCTGGCCCTCGGCGCCGTCTACGTGCCGTGCGCCGGCCCCGTGCTCGCCGCGATCACGGTCGCCGGCTCCACCGGCCAGATCGGCCCCGACACCGTCGTGCTCACCGTCTCCTTCGCGATCGGCGCGGCCCTGCCGCTGCTGTTCTTCGCGCTCGCCGGCCGCGGTCTCGCAGAGCGCATCGCCGCCTTCCGCAAGCGCCAGGGCGTGATCCGCATCGTCTCCGGCGCGCTCATGATCCTGCTCGCGCTCGGCCTGGTCTTCGACCTGCCGGCGCGACTGCAGCGCCTCGTGCCCGACTACACATCCGCCATCCAGGGCGCCATCGCAGGCAACGAGGAGGTGCAGGAAGCCATCTCGATCGGTGGCCTCGAGAACGAGGAGAACGCAGATCTCGACCTGTGCGACCCGGGCGCGACCGAGCTGCAGGAGTGCGGCACCGCGCCCAGCATCCGCGGCATCGAGTCGTGGTTCAACACCCCCGGCAACGAGCCCATCGACCTCGAGAGCCTGCGCGGCCAGGTCGTGCTGATCGACTTCTGGGCCTACTCGTGCATCAACTGCCAGCGCTCGACCCCGCACATGAACGCCTGGCACGACGCGTACGCGGATGCGGGGCTGCAGGTGATCGGCGTGCACAGCCCCGAGTACGCGTTCGAGAAGGAGCCCCAGAACGTCGTCGATGGGGCAGCGGCGCTCGGCATCGAGTACCCGGTCGCGATCGACAATTCGCTCTCCACCTGGACGAACTACCGCAACGCCTACTGGCCCGCCCGCTACCTGATCGACGCGGAGGGCACCGTGCGCAACGTGCACTTCGGCGAGGGGCAGTACGCAGAGGGCGAGCAGATGCTCCGCGAGCTGCTCGAGCAGGCGAACCCCGGCGTCGAGCTGCCAGCGGTCACCGAGACGGCCGACGACACCCCGGTGAACGCCGACATCACGCCCGAGTCGTACCTCGGCACGACGAAGGTGCAGAACTTCGGCGGCGAGGAGCGCTACTCGACGCAGACCGAGGCGTTCTCGTACCCCGCGGAGCAGCCGCAGGATTCGTTCGCGCTCGACGGCGCCTGGCAGCTCGAGACGCAGTTCGTGACGCCCCGCGAGGATGCGGCGAGCATCCGTCTGGAGTACCGAGGGCAAGAGGTGCGGATGGTGCTGGCGGGCTCAGGCACGGTGGTCGCCGATGTCGACGGGGAGCGGGTCGAGCTCGAGGTGAGCGGCACGCCGAGGTCGTACCGGCTGCTGCTGGCCGACGCGTCGCAGCAGGGCACGATCGAGGTGACGGTGCCTGCGGGCGTCGAGGCGTACTCGTTCACCTTCGGGTGA
- a CDS encoding TetR family transcriptional regulator — protein MTPDDGSTKGARTAARVREIAFEALRADGWRATTMRGIADRAGVSPGTIYLSMPSKEHLLLALYDDTVARIEARATEAIGDVRPFADRLGSALEIALDEIAPFHRVATEAIGQAITADSPVSPFGETSRASRERMLGLFAAVVDGSDLIADRQLRQALPELLWGLLMAGMLAWTNDRSREQRRTRALVAQAVPMLDRAIRITAVPLLRSQVRDLLALAVAVRELSDDDA, from the coding sequence ATGACTCCGGATGACGGATCCACCAAGGGCGCTCGCACCGCCGCTCGAGTGCGCGAGATCGCCTTCGAGGCGCTGCGAGCGGACGGCTGGCGCGCGACCACCATGCGCGGCATCGCCGATCGGGCTGGCGTCTCGCCGGGCACGATCTATCTCTCGATGCCCTCCAAGGAGCATCTGCTGCTGGCGCTCTACGACGACACGGTGGCGCGCATCGAGGCGCGAGCCACCGAGGCGATCGGCGACGTTCGCCCGTTCGCCGACCGACTCGGCTCCGCGCTCGAGATCGCACTGGATGAGATCGCGCCGTTCCACCGCGTCGCGACCGAGGCCATCGGTCAGGCGATCACCGCCGACTCCCCCGTCAGCCCCTTTGGCGAGACATCGCGAGCGTCGCGTGAGCGAATGCTCGGGCTGTTCGCCGCGGTCGTGGATGGATCCGACCTCATTGCCGACCGCCAGTTGCGGCAGGCGCTGCCAGAGCTGCTGTGGGGACTGCTCATGGCGGGGATGCTCGCCTGGACGAACGACCGCAGCCGCGAGCAGCGCCGCACGAGAGCACTGGTCGCCCAAGCCGTGCCGATGCTCGATCGCGCGATCCGGATCACCGCCGTGCCGCTGCTGCGCTCGCAGGTGCGCGACCTGCTTGCCCTCGCGGTCGCGGTGAGGGAGCTCTCCGATGACGATGCGTGA